GATGAGCCCGGCTCGAAGATTGCCTAAAAGCCGGGCTAAACCTTTCGATCCTCGACATGGCGCCGGGCGAGACCCGCCGGCAGCTCGAGTACAAGATGCAGCGTGCCGGCGGTCAGCTCATCGTGGTGCCGGCGCCTTACACCTCGCAGCAGTGTTCCTGCTGCGGGGGGACGACACAGGAAAACCGATTTATCGGGAGATCGGTTCTCCTGTGTCTCCTACGGCTTCGCCGCCTGCGCAGACGTCAACGCTGCGCGGAACATCCTCGCCAAGGGTCTATCGACCCTTGGCGGAAGCGGAGGACATCCGGGGATGGCCTGTGAATCGAGCTTCGCTGGAAGCCGGAAGCCGGAACTCAGGCCGGCGACGGTCGGAAGGCAGCTCCTTCAGGGGTAGTTGTAGTCACAACCGGATAAAGGTCTTGGCAGGAGGGGCTTCGAGGCGATCTCCGAGGCGGCTAAACTGGAACCTTGAACTGCGAACGGAGCGGACCTTAGGCCGCTCCGCTTCATGACCAACGTAGACCCTAGGGTGCCCGCCCGTGTGAGAACCGACAAGGCGGATTGCACCCCTCTGACGGTCACTCCTGGCAGCGTGGAACGTTCGTATGAAGCGCTCCAGCTGGACCGCAGGAGCTGAAAGGACAAGCGCAGGGCCCGCAAGATAGAGCCTAGTCGGGAGATCTGCGATACGGGCACCGGTCTTACTCCTCGAGGGTCCGAGAGGGCCATTCCGCTTGCGGGACAAAGTGCCCCTGCGATTGTGTTAGGCAGGACCGCAGAGTATGGAGGCGAGCGTGTTAGTGGTGGGGCTTGCCGGGGTGCGGCCTGTTAACGGGGGAACCTATGGTACGACGCGTTCTCGTTACTGGCGGCGCAGGTTTTATCGGTAGTGCCGTTTGCAGGCATCTCATCGCGTCAGGCAATCATGTCCTGAATGTCGACAAACTCACCTATGCCGGCAATCTCGCGTCACTGAGCGCTATCGACAATGCGCCGGGCTACCAGTTCGCCCAGGCCGATATTTGTGATCAAGCTTCGGTATCAGAGGCGATCAACCAGTTCCGGCCCGACCACATCATGCATCTTGCAGCCGAAAGCCACGTCGATCGCTCCATCGTCGGGGCCCGCGAGTTCATCGACACCAATATCGTGGGAACTTTCGCAATTCTGGAGGCTGCGCGGGCCTATTGGCTCGCCTTACCCAGCGAACGACGGGACGCCTTCCGCTTTCTTCACGTTTCCACGGACGAGGTTTATGGCTCCTTGGGGCCGGACGGGCTCTTCACCGAGGAAACCCGATATGATCCGAGCTCGCCTTATTCGGCATCCAAGGCGGCGGCCGATCACCTCGTGACAGCCTGGGTCAGGACCTATGGCTTCCCGGCTGTCATATCCAACTGCTCCAACAATTACGGCCCCTTCCACTTCCCGGAAAAGCTGATCCCTCTCGTCATCCTCAACGCGATGCACGAGAAGCCCCTGCCCGTTTACGGGAAAGGAGACAATATCCGTGATTGGCTCTACGTCGAGGATCATGCCAAGGCCCTGGACCTGATCGTCTCCAAAGGGCGCATTGGCGAGAAGTACAATGTCGGGGGCCGGAATGAGCGCCAAAACATCGAGGTTGTGCGCCGTATCTGCGACCTTCTCGACAGGCTGCGGCCACGAGCGGGCTCCTATCACGAGCTCATCACCTTCGTCACCGACCGCCCGGGCCACGATCATCGTTACGCGATCGATGCGACGAAACTTGAAACCGAGCTCGGTTGGAAGGCGGAGGAGAACTTCGATACCGGGATCGAGAAAACGGTCCGCTGGTACATCGAGAATGAGTGGTGGTGGCGGCCGCTTCGCGAGCGCGTTTACAAGGGTGAACGCCTGGGTCTCCTGAAAACGACGGATTGATCGCGATGCGTCTCCTCGTTACCGGCCGGGAAGGCCAGGTGGTCCGATCTCTGCTGAGGCTGAGAGCCACGCAATCTGACATCCAGGTCCATGCGGTGGGCCGTCCTGAACTCGATCTGGCACAGGACCGTGACCTCGTCGGGATTTTTGAGCCGCTCAAGCCGGACGTCATCGTGAACGCTGCAGCGTACACAGCTGTCGACCAGGCTGAGAGCGACACTGACCTCGCCTTCAGGGTCAATGGCC
This region of Phreatobacter oligotrophus genomic DNA includes:
- a CDS encoding zinc ribbon domain-containing protein; protein product: MAPGETRRQLEYKMQRAGGQLIVVPAPYTSQQCSCCGGTTQENRFIGRSVLLCLLRLRRLRRRQRCAEHPRQGSIDPWRKRRTSGDGL
- the rfbB gene encoding dTDP-glucose 4,6-dehydratase; protein product: MVRRVLVTGGAGFIGSAVCRHLIASGNHVLNVDKLTYAGNLASLSAIDNAPGYQFAQADICDQASVSEAINQFRPDHIMHLAAESHVDRSIVGAREFIDTNIVGTFAILEAARAYWLALPSERRDAFRFLHVSTDEVYGSLGPDGLFTEETRYDPSSPYSASKAAADHLVTAWVRTYGFPAVISNCSNNYGPFHFPEKLIPLVILNAMHEKPLPVYGKGDNIRDWLYVEDHAKALDLIVSKGRIGEKYNVGGRNERQNIEVVRRICDLLDRLRPRAGSYHELITFVTDRPGHDHRYAIDATKLETELGWKAEENFDTGIEKTVRWYIENEWWWRPLRERVYKGERLGLLKTTD